From the Firmicutes bacterium CAG:345 genome, the window TGCTTAATTTTTGGTGAAGTAGCCTTTTTTTCTTTGCGCGTTTTAAAAGCAAGTAATTTATCAAAAGCACGAACTAGCAATAAAAAGCACGAACTGACTATCAAAAGCACGAATATACTTTAACCCTTATTTTTTGGCCATCGGCAGTGATGCTGGTGGTCTTTTTTTATGCCCTGAAATATTTTTCAATTTATCTATCCTCATAATAAAAGATTTGAATTCCAACTGTTTTTCCATTGGCGGAACAGGCATTAACTCGTTTTTAATCATGGGTACAGTTAATTAAAAAAAGCTTAAACAAATCATGTTTTTATGATAAGATTTATTTGGAAGTTATTTTTTATGCTTAAAAATTTAAGATTGTTCTTAGCACATTGTGTTTAGGTTTGTTAGTGGGTTGTTCTTCAACTGTTTCTTGGGAAAATAACATTAATAAAGATATCATACTTCTAAAAAATAATGGTTTTCATGCATATATTTCAAATTCTAAAGAAGATTTGCAAGAATTTAATGAAGGTATTAATAAAGAAATTAAACAAGAAGGTTATAATTTTACAGTTAAGTTTGTAAATGTATATAGTATGACAGAAACACCAGACCTTACTTCAGGTTACTATATTACCTTTGAGGAATTAAGCACTAAAGAAGAGGCAAAGAACTACTTCACTTTTTTAAATAGAGAAAATAGAATGTATAAGATTTATATTTCAGGAACAATCGTTATATATACTACATCTGTAAAAGCAACGGAACTTTTAAACTATAAATTCAAATAGCCCCCCGAATAACAATAAAACTTATCTGAATAGTACCGCATACCCCGACCTCAAAAATGTGTGAGCCAGAATTTTTAAAAAACTAGATTTTAGAAAATACAATACTAAATCAAGGAGCAGAAATGCTCTTTTTTTTGATTTGAAGGAGAGAATATGAAGAAAATATTATTTTATTTATTAACGTTCACTTACTGTTTATTACAAACATTAATTGGCGGATTCGTTTATTTATTCAATTATGGATGTTTCAATCTCATCAAGTTCACGCCATAGTGCAGCATATGAATTTTTAATAGGGTGCAATTGTATCTAATAAAGCAATAAAAGAACCCCACAAAACTAACAATAATGGTTTTAATAAATTTGCTGAATGGTATTACAAATGTGGAATGTTGCAATTTTTAAGTGTCAACATAAAATTGCAGCTTTATGTTGGCGCTCGCACTATTTTTTTAAATTTTTAAACCAAAAAAAATTTGTTTTTTCCAAAATTGATTTATAATTTCTTTATGAATACAACGCCAGAAACTAAAAGATTACTTCTTCGTCCTTTAAAACAAAGTGACGCAATAGATATATTTGAAAATTGGGCAAGCGATGAAGATTTTCCTAAATATATGACTTGGAGCGCTCATAAAAATATTGAAGAAACTAAAAAAATAGTAGATATGTGGATTAAAGAATATGAAGATCCAAAAGCCATAAGGTTTATGATAGTTTTAAAATCAACTAATGAAGTTATTGGTCAAATAGATGTAGTAAAAATTGTTGATGATATTCCAGAAATTGGCTATTTAATAATGAAAAAATATTGGAATAATGGATATATGAGCGAAGCTTGTAATTGTGTAATAAACTATATATTTACTCTTGGATATAAAAATATAATTATTGAAGCAATGAAAGAAAACATTGCTTCAAATAAAGTTATTATGAAATGTGGTGGAAAATTTATTGGTTCTAAAATACAATTTTATGAAGCAAAAAACTTAAATGCCGAAGTTAATCAATATTTAATAACTTCTTCTAGGAGTTAATTATTAACATTCTATCTATTTTAAAACTTAACTTTACTATAATTATGCCATGCCCTGTTGGAGAAGCGGCTTAACTCATATCCCTCTCAATGATACATTCATGGGTTCGAATCCCGTATGGGTCACCATATAGAAAGCATAGGTTTGATACAAAAAAATAATGTATCAAGCCTTTTTTTATGCCTAAAATAGCATTATTTACGAGATTTTAGTTTATTTTTAGGATATTTGGACTGATATTAAAAATTCTCCCATCATTTCTTAAGCCTTATTTTCTTTTTATAATTATAATCAACTAGGCAATGAAAAAGTATCAGCAAGAAACCGAAAACTAAAAGGCTATACATCTTGATAATTATAAAATTCAATATATGTGGTATTTTTTAAAAATGTCAGTGTAAATCTTAATGCAATAGAAAGAAAAATTATAGAGTTAATTTTAAATGACCATGCTTTAACAGCAGAAAAACATCAATTAAAATTAATAAAACAAAAAGAACTACTAAAAGATATTTGAAAGCATTACAAGAAAAAAATATCTCGAAAGAAAATGGTCAGATAAAAATAGTTATTGAAAAATTATAAAGTAACATTTTTTAATTTTATAAAATAAATGTTGTTGTGTTATGCAAAATGAAAGAAAGATTACGTAAATTGGTAGAAACATTACACAAAAATAAGCATTACGCACTTTATATCAAAATTTTCTAAAGGCAAGCTCAAACCCTTATAAAAAATAATTTCAAGTTGATTTGTAATCTACAAAATTGTATAATGTTTTTGGGTAATGTTTATGGAAAATTTTAAAATAGTAAGATTTGTAGACAATAGTTTCGAAATTGATGTTAGAGCAGATATTAATAATGAAACTGTTTGGCTCTCACAAGATGAAATGGCATCATTATTCAATGTTGATCGCACAAGAATTGTTAGACATATTAATAACATTTATAAAGACAAAGAATTAGATATTAATTCAACATGTGCGGAAAACGCACATGTTCAAATTGAGGGAAATAGAAAAGTTAATCGTACCATAAAAATTTATAATCTTGACATGATTATTTCTGTAGGATATAGAGTAAAATCTCAAAGAGGTATTATTTTTAGAAAATGGGCAAACAAAATTCTAAAAGAATACTTAATACAAGGTTATTCCATTAATAAAAAAAGAATAGAAGTGCTTAATAAAACAATTGAAGTACAAAATAAGATGCTTGCATCATCATTAAATATCGATCAAGAAACATTAGTTAATGTTATAGAAAAATATACTAAAGCTTTAGATTTATTAGATAATTATGATCATCAATGTCTAATAAAACCAAAAGGAAAAGAAACAATATATGAATTAACATATTCTGATTGTAGAGCAATTATCGATTCAATGAAGTTTAAAAACACATCTTCTGTATTCGGCGTTGAAAAAGAAAATGGAAAATTAGAAGGAATTCTAGCCGCCGTTTATCAAAATATTTTCGGTCAAGAAGTTTATCCTTCATTAGAAGAAAAAGCAGCACATTTATTATATTTTTTAGTAAAAGATCATCCTTTTGCGGATGGATGTAAAAGAATTGCTGCAACATTATTTTTGGAATTTTTAAATAGAAATCACGCATTAATTAAAAATGGCAAAATAATAATATCAAACGATACATTAGTTGCAATTACCATTTTAACTGCTGAATCAAATCCGGAAGAAAAAGAAGTTATAATTAAACTTATAATGAATTTTTTAAGTAAAGGAATTTAGAATGAAAAAAACAATTGGGGATAAAATAAAAGAATTACGAATATCACTTGGACTTTCACAAGAAGAATTTGGAAAAAAGTTAGGCTATACCTCTAGATCATCTATTAATAAAATTGAAAAAGGAATTAACGATATTAGTTATGATAAGCTGATTTTATTAATTAAAGAATACAAAATTAATATAAAAGGATTTTTAGAAGAAGAGTGCGATCAAATTTCTAATTCAATTTCAAAAAATAATAATATTTATATTTCTTTTAGTGGAAGAAATAATGGCAATTGTTTTGATATAGCCTCTCATTTAATGAAGAAAAACGATAAATATATAGCATTTAAAGATATATCTTATAATCCTTGTTCAAATTGTGAATATCAGTGTTTTAAAGGAATATGTAAATATCGAAATGATGATATATATAAGCTTATACAGTCATCACTTACATATAAAAATTTAGTTTTATTAGTACCAATGTACTGCTCTAACCCCTCCTCTTTATATTTTACTTTTTTAGAAAGAATGCAAGATTATTTTAATAACAACAGCGATAAATGGAATATCTTTATTAAAAAATTAAAAATAATTGCGATATTTGGTAGTGAAAAAGAAACGCCTTTATTCATACCAACTTTGTTGCAATTAGTTGATGGAAATAACAACCAGATTCTAAAAATAGAAAGACATAAATATAATCTTAAAATAAACGATAAAGTGATAGAAAATAATGAATTATTAAATAAAATAGATTCTTTTATTATTTAAAAATTTTATATAATATCTTTACAAATCTAAATAAAAAAGGAAATAATTATGACAAAACAAGAAATTCAAAATAAAAGAGAATATATTTATGCTAGCATTAGAAAACAAATAAAATAAATGCATAGCATTTTAAAAGCTTTTGGCGAAATACCAGAAATTGCTAATAATGGTGATGCTAATATTCTTATCAATGAAATACTTATGAGAATTGGTTCTTCGGAAAGAGATATTCTTGTATTTAAATGGAAAACAGACGACTATATCGAAAGATACGATGAAAAACAATATCTCAACTATGTTCAAGGTAAAATACATTTTTATATTGACAGATATGATTTTTATGCTTTCAACGCTTCTTTGCGTCATAGAGATTATGAATATAAACCTATGGAAAAATAAATTCATTTTATAATCAATTCTAAAAATACATTTTTATTTTTTTCAATTATTTATAAATATGTATATAATTATGTAAGATTAAATATCGTTGGAAATAAAACTATGTTTATTTCCAAATTTTTAGGTGCTTATAATACCTAATTAAACTAGAAAAATGTTTATAAGAATGCTAAATTTATATGGAGGAAAAATATGCTTAATCAATTTTCAAGAACTCAACTAATATATGGAAAAGATGCAATGGATATTTTATCTAAAGCACATATAGCAATTTTTGGTATTGGTGGCGTAGGTGGATATGTCTGTGAAGCTTTAGTAAGAAGCGGAGTAAAACATTTTACTTTAATAGATGATGACAAAATTTGTTTAACTAATTGCAACAGACAAATTATTGCTACGACTAAAACAGTTGGTCAATATAAAGTTGATGTAATGAAAGAAAGAATTCTAAGCATTAATCCATTTGCTAAAGTAGAAACTTTGAAATGTTTCTTTTTACCATCTAATCAAGATGAATTTGATTTTACCCAATATGACTATATTATTGATGCAATAGATACCGTTTCCGCTAAAATCGCTATCATTTTAAAAGCGCAAGCTAATAACATTCCAATAATAAGTTCTATGGGAGCTGGCAATAAAGTTAATCCGATGGGATTTATGGTTAGCGATATTTATAAAACAGAGATGGATCCTTTAGCTAAAGTTATGCGTTATGAACTTAAAAAAAGAAGGGTTAAACATTTAAAAGTCGTTTATTCTAAAGAAAAGCCTTTACGTCCTTTAGAAGATCCTACAATCAGTTGCCGAACGCATTGCATTTGTCCAAAAGGAACAAGAAAATGTACCGAAAGAAGAGATATTCCAGGAAGCAACGCTTTTGTACCAACTGCCTGTGGACTTTTAATTGCTTCAGAAGTTATCAAAGATTTGACTAAACCAGTCGCCAGGGAAGAATTAAAAAAATGATTTATTTAGACTATGCAGCAAATTATCCATGCAAAAAAGAAGTTTTAGCAGCTCTAACAGAAGTAGAATTAAACTATATTGGTAACTATAATTCAACTCATACAGCCGGATTAAAATCAAAAGAAAAATTTAATGAAATAAACACTTCCATAAAGAACATTTTAAATATCGATGATGAACATGAAGTAATTTATGTTTCTTCAGCAACGGAAGCTAATAATTTAGCAATCAAAGGAATTTGTTCATCTTATTCCGGATTTGGAAAGAAAATTTTAGTAAGCGAGCTTGAACATAGTTCCATAAATGGAGCTTTAGGATTTCTTAAAGATAACGGTTATCAAGTTGAATTTATTAAAACCAATAACGATGGTAGTATTTCAATTGAATCATTAAAAGAAAAATTAAGCAGTGATGTAATTTTAGTTTGTGTGTGTTTAGTCGACGGAGAAACAGGATATATTCACGATTATAAAAAAATAAATGAAATAGTTAAAAATACCAATGCTCATTTACTTGTTGATGCAACACAAGGTGTTGGAAAATTTGACATTGATTTTAATGAATTAGATCTTGTAAGTTTCACTCCTCATAAATTTGGTGGAATAACTGGAAGTGGGTGTTTAATCAAAAGAAAAAAAACAATTTTGACACCACTTATGCATGGAGGAGAGAGTTCATCAATTTATCGCAGTGGTTCAGTTCCTCTTGGAATCATTGCTTCAATTGAAAAAGCCTTGTATCTAGCATATCAACATATGGATAAAAATTATGAAAAAGTAAAATCGGTCAATGCATATTTACTAGAACAAATAAAAAGCAATAAAAAAATAAAAATTAATTCTTTTGCTAATCCTTACATAGTTAATTTGTCAATCGATAATATTACTGGAAGAACTGCTGTTGATTATTTAAATAGCAAAGGAATATGTGTAAGCCAAAAATCCGCATGTTCAATAAAAAACACTCCATCAAAAATTATTATGGCAATATATAAAGATAAGAAAAGAGCTATATCATCTTTTAGATTATCTCTATCAGAATTAGTTACATATGAAGAAATAGATTATTTAGTAGAAACATTAAAGGAGTTAGCAAAATGACAGATGAATTTGAGCAATCAATAACAAAAAAATATCGTGATAAGCTTTGGTCTAAATTTGTTAAAGCAATCAAAGAATATCAACTAATACAACCAAATGATCATGTATGTGTTTGTATTTCTGGTGGAAAAGACTCTATGCTTATGGCAAGACTTTTCATGCAATTAAAAAAACATTCAGATTTTAATTTCGAAATTGAATATTTAGTAATGAATCCTGGCTATAATGAAATTAATTTACAAACAATTATGAACAACTTACAAAAATTATCAATTCCTGCTAAAGTTGTTGAATCAAATATTTTTGAAATTGCTAATTCACAAGATAAAAGTCCTTGTTTTTTATGTGCAAAAATGAGAAGAGGAGCTCTTTATAATTTTGCTAAGAAAATGGGATGCAATAAAATTGCATTAGGACATCATTACGATGATGTAATTGAAACAACTTTAATGAATTTACTAAATTCAGGATCTTTTCAAACAATGCTTCCTAAATTAAAATCCACCAATTTTGAGGGGATGGAATTAATAAGACCTATGTATTTAATAAGAGAAAAAGATATTATTTCTTGGAAAAATTATCATCACTTACAATTCATTCAATGTGCCTGTAGATTTACAGAAAATTGCGCAATTTGTGATAATGGAGGTGGTGGCTCCCAAAGATACGCTACAAAACAATTAATCAAAGAATTAGTTAAAAATTATAATCCACAAGTAGAAAAAAATATTTTTAAAAGTGCAGATAACGTTACTCTAGATATGATTCTTGGATATAAAGAAAAAGGTGTACATCATAACTACTTAGAAAATTACGATAAGAAAAAAAGTGAAGATTAACTATAGGAGAAAAACAAATAAATGAAAAAAATAGTCTTTAGTGATATAGATGGTACACTTCTCACTTCTGAACATAAACTTTCAAAAAACACTCTTTTTGCTATAAATAAACTTCAAGAAAAAAATATAGATTTTGTAATAATATCTGCTAGAAGTCCATCAGGAATTTATCCTATTCTTTTAAAAAACAATTTTTCTTGTCCGATAATTTCATATAGTGGAGCTTTAATCCTCGATAAAGACAAAAACGTTTTATATCATAAAGGAATGAATAAAGAAGAAGCAGAAGAAATTATTTCATTTATTGAAGAACAAAATTTTGATTTAACATGGTGCATATATTCTTTTGATCAATGGGTAGTTAAAAATAAAAATGATTCACGGATAATTAGAGAAGAAAATATCGTTGAAGCAAAAGCTGTTGAAGGAAATCTAAACACAATAGAAAAAGAAGAAATACATAAAATCTTATGCATTTGCAATCCTGATAAAACAACTTCTTATGAAGAGATTATTAAAGCTAAATTTCCAAAATTATCAATAGTAAAATCATCTCCAATCCTTCTTGAAATTATGGCAAAAAATATTACAAAAGCTACCGCCATTGAAAAATTATGTGAACTAAAAAATATATCAATAGAAAAAACTATTGCATTTGGTGATAATTACAACGATTTTGAAATGCTCACAACAGTTAAGCAAGGCTTTTTAATGGACAATGCACCTGATGAATTAAAAAAATTAATAAAACTTCATACTGATAGCAACGATAATGATGGGATTTATAAAGCTTTAAAAGAACTGTCATTATTGGATTGATTTTAAACAAACAACCTAAAAATATATTTTAAAAATGTCTATAAAATAAGAGCTGTTTTTTTAATATTCAGCTCTTATTTTTTCGTTTAATCTACAATAATTCTTTCTTTTAATATAATATCGTGAGAATTTTTTCCAATCAAAATATCAAAAGCACCTGGTTTAACATGATATTCATCATAATATGTTGAATAATAAGAAAAATCTTTTCTCTTCAATTCAATTATAACTTCTTTCTTTTCATGAGCCTTAATAAATATTTTTTCATATCCTTTCAACTCATAATCAGGTCTATATACTTCTTTTACAACTTCGCGAATATATAATTGACAAACCTCAGCTCCATCAATTTCCGTTTCATTTTCTATATCAAAGCTAACTTTATACACATCTTTAATTTGTTCTATTTTAAGATTAGAATATTCAAATTTAGAATAACTAAGCCCATAGCCAAAAGGAAATAATACAGGAACATTAAAGGTCTCATAATAACGATATCCGATATTTAATCCTTCATCATATTTCATAACAGAAGAATCATGGTATGATTTCATTGCTGGAGAATCTTCTAATTTTAATGGAAAAGTTTCAGATAATCTTCCACTTGGATTTATTTTTCCAACCAAAATATTTGCTAATGCTTTATGACCTAATTCACCACCATATCCCATATAAACAACAGCTTCAACTTTATCAATCCATGAAGACATATCAATTGCTGAACCAGCTTCTACAACAATAATAAGATGTTTAGCAACTTTAGCAAAATCATTTATTAAAATTTCTTCTTCTTTTGATAATTTAATTCCTTCTCTATCAGCACATTCAAATTCCAAATTTGCAGAATCACCAACAGCCAAAATTGTATATTCAGCTTGTGCACTATATTCTAAAGCTTTCTTTGCATTACCAACATGTGCCAAATGTCCTAATTTTTCCCAAATAGATTCATAATATTGAACATCATAACATTCTGCTTTCAAAGCTTCTTCAAGTGAAATAAAAGGTAATTCAGGACAAACTTGGCTAGATCCGCCACCACAATAATATCTAGAAGCAGGATCGCCGGTAATAAAAATTTTCTTTTCAGGTTTTAAAGGAAGAACATTATTTTCATTTTTCAATAAAACTATTCCTTCTTCAGCAATTTTCAACGCAACATTTCTTCTTTCATTTATGGACATATCCATTTTTCTTAATTTGCTTTCTTTTTCACATTTTTCAGCCAACTCAATAACTTTTACTGCAGATTCATCAAGTTTTCTTTCATTCAAGATATTTTCCTGAGCTTTTTTCATCATTAAATTATGATGATTTTCATTATATGGCATTTCTAAATTCAGTCCCGCGTTTAATGAAGCTTCAGAATCTTTTACAGCATCCCAATCCGACATTATTAAACCATCAAACTTAAAGTTATTTCTTAAAACATTATAAAGTTTATTATTTTCACTCATTCTTCTGCCATTTACCAAATTATAAGAACACATAACCGTCCATGGTTTGGCTTCCATAGCTATTTCAAATGTTTTCAAATAAATTTCATGCAAAGTCCTTTCATCAACTTCCATCGATGCCCAATGGCGAGAGAATTCGGAATTATTGCAACAAAAATGTTTTATGCATGTGCCAACGTGCATTTTCTGAACTCCTTCAATATATTTTTTTGCTAATGTTCCTGCTAAATACGGATCTTCAGAATAATATTCAAAGTTTCGTCCATTGGTCGGAAGCCTTTTAATATTAACACCAGGACCTAACACAATATCAACTTTTTGTTCTATACAATCATTTCCGATAGATTTACCAAGAAGTTTAGCTAAATCACAATTCCATGTTTGTGATAAAACTTGTGTTGAAGGATATGCTACAGATTTAATTACTTCTTTTTGTTCAGGATTACTTTTATCTAACGGTTGCCTTAATCCAACAGGTCCATCTGATAATACAAATTTGTATAAACTGCCATCTGCTGTATCATTAGACCAAAAGTCAGCTCCCATGACTAATTTAACTTTTTGAATTTTATTCAATTTAGAAATATCCATACCTCACCTCTTTACTGATATAAGTTTTAAATTTTGAAAGTGCATACATTTATAATATATATTAAAAGATATAATTATTGAAGAAATTTAAAATAAATTTATTTTTACGGCTATAAAAAATAAAAAAATATTATAGTTTTTTTACATCTTTTTTTATATTTTTTTGTTGCTTTTAAAAATTTTTACCATATATAATAGTTGCGTGAGGAAAATATATGACTTTTAATCTCATTATAAAAAAATCCTTATCAAAAATAATAGAACAAAAGTCCATAGTCTCTATATCTAGAAAATCATCTTTATTAAACTTAAATAACAACGTTTAATAAAGGTTTTTTTATTTTCCTAACAATAGTAAATTTTTATCAAATTACAAAAAGGAGAAATATGAAAAAGATTAATTTACTTTCAGCTTTATTCTTATGCACTATTCTTGCTTCTTGTGCTTCTGAAAACACTTCTAGTTCTTCCTCATATAGTAGTTCATCAACAATTAGTTCTTCCTCATCTAGTAGTTCATCAACAATTAGTTCTTCATCTTTTGTAGTTAGCTCTGTTTCATCAAGTTCGACTATTTCATCAAGCAGCACATCAAGTTCTAGCATTTCAAATAGTAGTACAAGTTCTTCATCTATTTCTTCTTCAAGTTCTTCATCTATTTCTAGTTCAACAAGCGTTCCAAGTTATGAAGGAAATATTCTTTCTTTAAATTCTAAAAATTTTAATAGTGTTGATGCTTTAGTCCTAAATAATATAACTCCAAATACTCAATACGAATCTGAATTTACTTTTGCTAAAAATGGTTCTTATCTTTCATCAAAAAGAATTACTGAAATTGAAAAAATTGAAGTTTTAGTATACGGAACATACGATAATTTAAAAATGTATGCTTCTGAAAATGCTGATGAAGAAAAATTAATTACTGCCACAAAAGAAGAAAAAACATCAGAAAATGAAGCTCAGAATAATGTTTTATATACTTATTCTTTTGATACTCCAACAGATGTCTTCTATTTAACTAACCCTTCTACTTATAATGTCCAAGTCTTTACAATTGATATTTATTATAAAGGACAAATAAATGATGCTGAGCCTGAACCAGTAGAAAAAGACATTACAATTTCTAGAGCTCTTGAAATCGGAAATGCATTGAGCTCAAGTCGTGGAACAACAGAAACCACTTATATTATCAATGGTGTTGTCACAAATATTTCCGGAAAAGAAGTTACAATTACTCAGGATGATTCCAGCATTATCGCCTATGTTCCAACACCTGTCGAGAACCTTTATATAGGTTATTCTGTAGCTTTAGAAGGTAAAATTCAAAATTATTATGGCAAAATAGAAATTGTTGAATTCACACTTTTAGATTATCTTGCTGCAACATATAATGTTGATTTACAAGAATTTGAAAACGGAATAGTTAATGTATCAAAATCTAGTGATATCAACTATGGTGAAGAAATTACTTTAACTGCTGTCCCTAACGAAGGATATAAAGTCCTATCTTTATTCATCGATAACGAAAGACAAAATCTTGATGAAAACAATTCTATTTCTCTAATAATGACTCATAATATTTCAGTAAAAGCTGAATTTATTTCTAATGATGTAGTTATCGAAGAAACTGTTACTTTAAAATATGTTTTTGCCGATTATCCTGCAGGAACACAATATGCCACTGAAACTCATAAACTTGATGAAAACACTTCTATATCAACTGAAAAAGCTCACTTTACTTCTGAGCTTCGTCTTTATAACAGCTCAACAAATGATAGTGTTGCAACAATACATTCCGCTAAGCCTATTAAATCAATTTATTTCAATGCTGGATATAGTGCTTCTGAATTATCAGTTTATGGTTCTACTGATGGAGAAACATTTGAACTTATTTCAGCATTAGTAACAACTTCAGCATATAAAGTGCTTTCTCTTGAAAACATTGAAGAATCTTCCTACACATATATTAAGCTTGATGTCACTGGTTCAAAGCAAGTTAGAATTAAAGACTTCAGCATTGTAGTTGCAAAATAAATTAAAAAGCATCATAAAAGCCTCCCGCAAAAAGGAGGCTTTTTAATTTAATAATTATTTAACTATTTCTAGTTTACCATCGACAAGTCGTTTTGTACTTTCTTTATCAAATAAGATAATACTATTTCCAACAAAATCAATTGAAACTTCTTCATTAACTTTATAGTCGATAATACCGAAGATAACCGAAGTTAAAATATCTTCTCCAATATCAACCTTGACTGTTGTTTCCATACCAGCAGGAAGAGTTGAATATACTTTAGCTTTTAAACCATCTTCACAGATACGGATGAATTCTGGTCTTATTCCTATTACAACATCTTCACTTGGTAATTCAAATTCATTATTTGCTTCAAATCTAGCAACAACATTATGGAATTTAACTTCATAAGTATTTCCTTCGATTTGTTTTGCCTTTGCTTGAATAAAATTAATAGCTGGATTACCAACAAAGTCAGCAACAAATAAATTATTAGGATTTGAATATACATATAAAGGTGGATCATATTGTTGAAGCAATCCATTTTTCATCAAACAAACTTCAGTAGCAAGAGTCATGGCTTCAAGTTGATCATGTGTAACATAAACAAATGTTGAATTAGTTGAAGAATGTAAACGTTTTAATTCCGTTCTCATCTCTAAACGCAATTTAGCATCTAAGTTCGATAAAGGTTCATCCATAAATAAAACTTTTGGATTAGGTGCTAGTGTTCTAGCAATAGCAACACGTTGTTGTTGTCCACCTGATAATTGACTTGGATATCTATCAAGATAATCTTCAATTTTTAACATTTTGACAAGTTCATCAACTCTTGCTTTAATTTGATCTTTACTCCATTTAAGATTTTCAAGGCCAAAAGCAATATTCTTATAAACTGTCATATGTGGCCATAAAGCATAGTTTTGAAATAAGAAACCAACATTTCTTTTAGCAGGAGAAATATTGATACCCTTTTTCGAGTCAAATACTGTAACACCATCGATTATAATTTCACCAGATGTTGGAGTTTCAAGACCAGCAATCATTCTAAGTGTGGTAGTTTTACCACAACCTGATGGTCCTAAAAGGGTAACAAATCCACGATCTTTGATAACCATATTAAGATTATCTACAGCAATGGAATCTCCCCATTTTTTTGTTATATTTTTTAAAATAATTTCAGGCATATATTAACCTCCTACACCTTTATCAATAGAAGCTCCTGTTAATTTATTAACTACAACATTAATAATTAAAACCGAGAGAATGATAATTAAATTGATACCATTACTAATTTGTGTACAATCATATTTTTCATAGTTTTGTAAAACTGCTGTTAAAATTGTACTACTACCT encodes:
- a CDS encoding putative uncharacterized protein (product inferred by homology to UniProt) encodes the protein MKKIVFSDIDGTLLTSEHKLSKNTLFAINKLQEKNIDFVIISARSPSGIYPILLKNNFSCPIISYSGALILDKDKNVLYHKGMNKEEAEEIISFIEEQNFDLTWCIYSFDQWVVKNKNDSRIIREENIVEAKAVEGNLNTIEKEEIHKILCICNPDKTTSYEEIIKAKFPKLSIVKSSPILLEIMAKNITKATAIEKLCELKNISIEKTIAFGDNYNDFEMLTTVKQGFLMDNAPDELKKLIKLHTDSNDNDGIYKALKELSLLD
- a CDS encoding pP-loop family protein (product inferred by homology to UniProt), yielding MTDEFEQSITKKYRDKLWSKFVKAIKEYQLIQPNDHVCVCISGGKDSMLMARLFMQLKKHSDFNFEIEYLVMNPGYNEINLQTIMNNLQKLSIPAKVVESNIFEIANSQDKSPCFLCAKMRRGALYNFAKKMGCNKIALGHHYDDVIETTLMNLLNSGSFQTMLPKLKSTNFEGMELIRPMYLIREKDIISWKNYHHLQFIQCACRFTENCAICDNGGGGSQRYATKQLIKELVKNYNPQVEKNIFKSADNVTLDMILGYKEKGVHHNYLENYDKKKSED
- a CDS encoding unknown (no significant homology to UniProt), which produces MKKINLLSALFLCTILASCASENTSSSSSYSSSSTISSSSSSSSSTISSSSFVVSSVSSSSTISSSSTSSSSISNSSTSSSSISSSSSSSISSSTSVPSYEGNILSLNSKNFNSVDALVLNNITPNTQYESEFTFAKNGSYLSSKRITEIEKIEVLVYGTYDNLKMYASENADEEKLITATKEEKTSENEAQNNVLYTYSFDTPTDVFYLTNPSTYNVQVFTIDIYYKGQINDAEPEPVEKDITISRALEIGNALSSSRGTTETTYIINGVVTNISGKEVTITQDDSSIIAYVPTPVENLYIGYSVALEGKIQNYYGKIEIVEFTLLDYLAATYNVDLQEFENGIVNVSKSSDINYGEEITLTAVPNEGYKVLSLFIDNERQNLDENNSISLIMTHNISVKAEFISNDVVIEETVTLKYVFADYPAGTQYATETHKLDENTSISTEKAHFTSELRLYNSSTNDSVATIHSAKPIKSIYFNAGYSASELSVYGSTDGETFELISALVTTSAYKVLSLENIEESSYTYIKLDVTGSKQVRIKDFSIVVAK
- a CDS encoding beta-glucosidase (product inferred by homology to UniProt), with the protein product MDISKLNKIQKVKLVMGADFWSNDTADGSLYKFVLSDGPVGLRQPLDKSNPEQKEVIKSVAYPSTQVLSQTWNCDLAKLLGKSIGNDCIEQKVDIVLGPGVNIKRLPTNGRNFEYYSEDPYLAGTLAKKYIEGVQKMHVGTCIKHFCCNNSEFSRHWASMEVDERTLHEIYLKTFEIAMEAKPWTVMCSYNLVNGRRMSENNKLYNVLRNNFKFDGLIMSDWDAVKDSEASLNAGLNLEMPYNENHHNLMMKKAQENILNERKLDESAVKVIELAEKCEKESKLRKMDMSINERRNVALKIAEEGIVLLKNENNVLPLKPEKKIFITGDPASRYYCGGGSSQVCPELPFISLEEALKAECYDVQYYESIWEKLGHLAHVGNAKKALEYSAQAEYTILAVGDSANLEFECADREGIKLSKEEEILINDFAKVAKHLIIVVEAGSAIDMSSWIDKVEAVVYMGYGGELGHKALANILVGKINPSGRLSETFPLKLEDSPAMKSYHDSSVMKYDEGLNIGYRYYETFNVPVLFPFGYGLSYSKFEYSNLKIEQIKDVYKVSFDIENETEIDGAEVCQLYIREVVKEVYRPDYELKGYEKIFIKAHEKKEVIIELKRKDFSYYSTYYDEYHVKPGAFDILIGKNSHDIILKERIIVD